The following proteins are encoded in a genomic region of Brachypodium distachyon strain Bd21 chromosome 1, Brachypodium_distachyon_v3.0, whole genome shotgun sequence:
- the LOC104581991 gene encoding uncharacterized protein LOC104581991, with protein MADILRPPSPDPKAEQDASRAWNSMGNPVSLEAEVKLLGEKVQDFDGRELNLHKCTYKVGPIESCRLVKRGNKSVSTLMNNFEFLSNLRHPSAVLVENYFDKESLVISMVHGSFLKWMSTTETNKLFTAGGTMLPLLRDMIMQVLFVVSSDLVDVVHTVGANDKYIVGLAMKDLYIKTLAGGTHRIQVLIPEARDATPALLEESWKNVRQIVHQCFVQHRIEPNEVTKSFCAFIGKRTLESLKNYPDQWDGFMKSTFLMQISLSWRVSKSINDSNLKWPKTSDGKLEPLVQWLLDHDKSKYDKDYSNDYVRLCRNTYKHFDKLPKEIQVYAI; from the exons atggccgacatTTTGcgtccgccgtcgccggatcCTAAAGCAG AACAAGATGCTTCCCGGGCTTGGAACAGTATGGGTAACCCAGTCTCATTAGAGGCTGAAGTAAAGTTGCTTGGTGAAAAGGTACAGGATTTTGATGGCAGAGAGTTGAATCTTCACAAGTGTACCTACAAAGTTGGACCAATTGAATCATGTCGATTGGTCAAAAGAGGGAACAAAAGTGTTTCAACTTTGATGAACAATTTTGAATTCCTCAGCAATCTCCGGCATCCCTCGGCTGTTCTAGTAGAGAATTACTTCGACAAAGAGTCTCTAGTGATCTCTATGGTCCATGGATCTTTCCTCAAGTGGATGAGCACGACAGAAACAAACAAGTTGTTCACGGCTGGAGGCACTATGCTCCCACTACTAAGGGATATGATCATGCAAGTGCTA TTTGTTGTATCTAGTGATCTTGTTGACGTTGTCCATACAGTGGGAGCCAACGATAAGTATATTGTAGGATTGGCAATGAAAGACTTGTACATCAAGACGCTTGCTGGTGGAACTCATAGGATACAGGTTCTTATCCCCGAAG CAAGAGATGCCACCCCTGCTCTTCTTGAGGAGTCTTGGAAGAATGTCAGGCAGATAGTTCATCAGTGCTTTGTTCAGCATAGGATTGAACCAAATGAAGTTACAAAAAGCTTCTGTGCCTTTATTGGGAAAAGAACCCTTGAATCTCTCAAAAACTATCCTGATCAATGGGATGGCTTCATGAAAAGCACATTCCTCATGCAAATATCACTATCCTGGCGTGTGTCTAAAAGCATcaatgattcaaatttgaaatggCCCAAGACATCAGATGGAAAACTTGAGCCGCTAGTGCAATGGTTACTTGATCATGACAAATCCAAGTACGACAAAGACTATTCAAATGACTATGTCAGGCTATGTAGAAACACCTACAAGCATTTCGATAAGCTGCCAAAAGAGATTCAGGTATACGCGATATAA
- the LOC104581992 gene encoding atherin: MAAGDETWRRATLTLEEAEALHEHEYPMPPDCQLLAQWKLSIAGIPTTPGGIAPPGPSGQRSSPTATPSRSPGTRAKASAHRRVDSTSTAGGGSGAGAPWRRCSRTSPPAITPAWRRPHHPHRHRRESTDTAAPAPPAPPLRLFPQRLLAGAAYQGGAGGVFFPPSPAKDGATVGASAGVRVLEWRQDGDPEEFPGLRAVQHAKEVLAWSAKEAEREAAEKKAGKRPEVKTEPIEIDSDDSGEAYLAYFSDLDD; this comes from the coding sequence ATGGCTGCCGGCGACGAGACGTGGCGCCGGGCGACGCTCACgctcgaggaggccgaggccctCCACGAGCACGAGTACCCGATGCCGCCCGATTGCCAGCTGCTGGCGCAATGGAAGCTCAGCATCGCCGGCATCCCGACGACACCGGGTGGAATCGCGCCACCGGGGCCAAGTGGGCAGCGTTCTTCGCCGACCGCCACGCCGTCAAGATCGCCCGGTACGAGGGCCAAGGCCAGCGCCCATCGCCGGGTCGATTCAACATCGACGGCCGGTGGCGGTTCTGGAGCGGGCgcaccatggcggcggtgCTCGCGTACATCGCCGCCTGCGATCACCCCCGCCTGGAGACGCCCCCACCACCcccaccggcaccggcgggaAAGCACCGATacggcggctccggcgcctCCCGCTCCCCCGCTCCGGCTCTTTCCGCagcgcctcctcgccggcgctgcGTATCAAGGAGGAGCCGGGGGTGTCTTCTTCCCGCCTAGTCCGGCCAAAGACGGAGCCACAGTGGGCGCCAGCGCCGGAGTACGAGTGCTCGAATGGCGCCAGGACGgcgaccccgaggagttcccGGGGCTGCGGGCGGTGCAGCACGCCAAGGAGGTGTTGGCGTGGAGCGCCAAGGAGGCGGAGAGGGAGGCCGCCGAGAAGAAGGCGGGGAAGAGGCCGGAGGTGAAGACGGAGCCGATCGAAAtcgactccgacgactccggCGAGGCGTACCTCGCCTACTTCAGCGACCTCGACGACTAG